attaattttttattttttttttattaaataatatgcacgattatgtattttttttaaattcttttttctaatatatatgtactattttatcttataaaaactgaaaaatacTAACTGTTTCCttcttttaacaaattttaaatcatttttttttcatattgtattattctctaaattattttttttaacgaaTTGAAGTCACATTAAACTGCTATCTctaattttgattatttgttaCCAAACATTTCACAGTTAGTGTCCAATTTCCCAAGAGTGCAGATATCTCATTTTAATAGATCGAATACTGCTGCTCATAGGCTAGCTAAGTATGCTCTTTCGGTGAATGCTCATTGCTCATGATTGGAGGAACTTCCCCCTCCACTTATATCTATTGTATTATAACTCTTGTTTTAATATAATAGCCTTtgttatctaaaaaaaatacatgccatgtcatacattttatatattcaAACATAAATAATATCTGAATTTTTTAGATCAATAAAGTGAAATTGTTCATTTTCACACCTACaatgatataagatatattaagatatataaacaaaaatatatataccatttgCAAAAATATATTATGATATAAGATTTACAATGATATAAGAGTCTTCACTTAGCTTTTCTTCTTATTCAAAACTAAagaaactatttttattttctcagtAACCAAACACACTAATCAATATTGGCTTTAATCTACAATTGCCACGAATGCGGAACTGATCTCAACCGTCCACCTGCAGACTTTGTCAAGTACAGTTGAGGAGAAAGCAAAGTGGATTTTCAACAAACTCAAaggttttttttatgttaattaatCTCTCTGAAATGAAATCTTGAAAATGGTAATGGTGTCTAGATCATACCCTATAATTCACATTGATGATATTGTTGTAGGGTCACCACCAAAAACCTTGCCAGATCTCCTCCGAGAGTACAACTTACCACCGGGACTCTTTCCTCAGAACATAACCTGTTACGAATTTGATGAAACAAAGGCAAGGCTGATCGTGTATTTGCCATCACCGTGCGAAGTTAGCTTCAAGGATTCATCTGTAATAAGGTATGCAAACCGAGTGAAAGCGATACTGCTAAGGGGAAAGCTAACAGGAATTGAGGGAATGAAAACAAAGGTGCTAGTTTGGGTTAAGGTCACTTGTGTGGCAGTTGAAAGTTCCAAATCCGATAAGGTATGGTTCACTGCTGGAGTCAAGAAATCTAGGTCCAAGGATGCTTATCTAGTTGCCAGTAATGGTGTTAGGATAGAAGATTTCTGACTCTTAAGAAAGATAAAAGATAGTAGTTTTTGTTTTAGGTGCTAACTATTTGTTGGTGTCATCAACTTGGCTACATATAATACCAAAATTATCAAATTTGTTTtggtgtttgttttttttacttttgtttAGCAATTAATGTCAAAAGCTTCTTGTTATGGGATTTAGTCATTATCATTGGCTAATTAAGGTTAGCTTTGATACTTTTATATTCTTTGTCAATACATATTTTATGACTCTATCCATTAATTTGAAGCACaaatataaaaacataataatactTATGATCCACATCCACATTTCCAAGAATATCTTAGTTTCTAAATAATTTAGGCCTTGAAAATTTAAAGGTAAATTGATTAGTAATAGTAAATATGTCAAATAATTTTGTATTGCATTATAAGAATAATTGTTCTTCTGTCTATGatataaacatattttgaaATTGGATACATACATGAAGTAAGAATTATAGAGTCTTCATTtgtgaaataattatatatatgaaattgtaCCATCCTTTGATTTTGTTGGATGATTTGAGTACATACCAACTAGGTTGGCACCCACTCAAACCACCAATCATTTGCAAAATTATCACTTTGTTCATTTAACGTCTATGCCACGAGCATCGTCTCTTAGTctgaatcaaaaaaataataataagtattaaTGTATTGATTTTATCAAGTAAGAAAGCATTAGTAATGAAATTGTACAAGTTGAATAAAATTTGTACCTCTGTTATCCTGGGCAAATCTTTTACCTCAAGAAGTTTAATTATCTTATGCTTCTTTTGCTCTATTTTTTGGTAACTGTTGTGGAGTTTTTGTTTTGTAAACTCTAGTTTAGTTTCAAGGTCAATATTTTGTTGTTTCATGCATATTATAGGCTTCATTTGCTCCATTTGTTTCCTTTTTGTGGACTCTAGTTTTGTCTCATCCTCAACACTTTCTGTTTCATGCAAATTATAATCATATAGTAAGAACATTAATGGAATAACTTATAACTTTCAATTCTTTggctaataaatataaatatatgtacctTTTCGGATTTATCTTGCTTAGGCACATAATCAGGAAGTTTGAGAGTCTTTTGTTTTACTTGCAAGGAACTTCTGATAATCTTTGGTACCTCAATCTTTTTGGAGTAATCTTTCACCTCAGAAAGTAGGATCGATTGGtgtttctttttttcaattttttgataACTGTCGTGGAGTTTTTGTTTTGTAGACTCTAGTTTCGCTTCAAGATTAATACTTTGTTGCTGTTCCGtgcatattataattatagagtaagaacattaatgtaaaaaaaaatatgaatgcaataaattataatttatgtgcTTGTCTAATTAGTGTAAATATAATATACCTTTTCGGGTTTGTTCTTAGGGAGATGATCAAGAAACTTTTGGGTGTTTGGTTCTATTGCTTGGGACCTTTTGTCACACAAGTGCTCACGAGCCTTGTTACTTTCTGGTACCTtgatttttttggaaaaatcatTTACCTCAGAAAGTTTTATCGATTTATGCTTCTTTTGCTCTATTTTTTGGTAATTGTTGTGGAGTTTTCGTTTTGTAGACTCTAATTTCGCTTCAACATCAACATATCGCTGTTTCAtgcatattataattataaagtaaGAACATCAATGTAATAAAttataacttttatgtgtttattttataagtgtAAATGTATATACCTCTTCGATTTTATTTTGCTTAGGCAAATAATCAGAAAGCTTAGGAGTGTAGAGTTCTTGTTCGAAATTTTTGTCACTCAATCTACCACcaactttgattatattttcattttcatcttCATAATATATCTTGAAATGTTGATCTAACACACATTGATTATATTGTGTTAAATATTCTTCGTCCATTGAGGGAGTTGGAAGTCCCATGATATCATTGTCATCACTCTCCTCAATTCCATTAAATATGGAAGTTAAGCTATGTATCATGTCTTTATCCatctaaaatccaaattaaattagtatattaataaacagaaataatttttcaaaaaagaaaacagaaataataattaatttggaaaaatatatatataccatttgCAAATCTTGTAATGGACTAAGATGATGAATTGTTAGTATATGCCGAAAAAGAGAAGAGATTAAGAGtagagtaattaattttttgagtgtgaaaatgaaattgaaaacgttataattacttatatatataaacgttAAAGTTATACTATTAGGATTAGGatattattagatattatctattaaaaaaataaataataacttacAACTAAGTGCACATGGATAAAACTAATAACAAGtaatataaaatcaaaaaacaaaCTAACGAAATGAacggaaataataataataataataataataataataataataataataataataataataattaattaattaattaaagaaggaataaggaaataaaataccATTTGCAAAATTTTGTAAAGATGAGGTGTTGTGATCACTATTATATGATTAGGtatagaaaatgaaaatgaaaatgttctatataaacaataaatatctattttaagttctaaaaatattaggattatataatctttttaaaaattattacgtGTTTcaaaagttttaaatttaaataatgtcttttttttttttaaaaaaaaaacaaattaatttcaatttaaaaaatacgtggagcccttaaaaaaataaataacatggttaaaaaattaactaaagtacaaataataattaatataaaaataaataaataactaactaaaggtaataataagaagaaaaaaaaaccattgtaaacctaaatattaaaatgaaattaagGTCAAGCATGAACACTTCAGGAACTcttaacaatatatatttacttttttttattattattatttttttttaatgtaatataCATTTTGGACTTCTATTGTGgggatttaaaaaaatactctaTCTGTAAGgatttaaaaataaagaaaaacttacaaaaaatactaaaattttggttaatttttacaaaaatactgtcacacgaaaatcttttcgaaaaatattgtatttttataaaaacaagtggAATACAAAACAGAATAActaaaaacaacagtggaataactaaaaaataaccgtaaaacaatagtgaaaaaacttaacacatgacacagtatttttgaagaaaagtcaACGACATTAACAAATTTCAGGGATGATGGCTGCTCCATCGATTTTTTTGGTGACGATGTCTGCTCTGGTAACTATTTCAGCGATATTTGTTCTTAGAAATCTTGttaactttatttatatatggttttttttttttccattgttaatttttttttctctaaagtTAACATATTTTGTGCAATAAAGAATGATATGTGTACACATAAATCACACACAAATATGATACACACTTAGGGACCCATGTGAAATAAAGACAATTGATTAAAAGAGGAATGCTAAGGGCACTCTATATTGCACTCTCTTTATAAATGAGTGACATGTAACTTTTTAAGGTATGTTTAAGTATAGTTACAATTATAtcctttttactttttattaataattaaaagaaatttttatattaaaaatacaaaatattaattttattaccaAAAAACCACTACACGGTTACCCAAACATTTATAcccttttcttttaattttttacatttgtaccacatgcacacaCAATAAATGCTTTCTTGATTGACACGTGAGATTGATGTACCACATCAATCTTTCTATATAtcatttctctctttttttttctcttcttttttctttttatttttcatttcttttcagttttttttttttaaatattaacctCCATAGCTAAACACTTCCCCCTCCACGATCCCAACTCGAtttccctcttctttttgttctttaattttttttcaactcccattaCCGAATCCCATAACTGTAATGATTAAGATGATGCTCAGGAAAAAATTCATCAAGATGATGCTCAAAAAATGATTAAGATGGAGCTGGTCTTCGATctcaggtttgttttcggtttctttttcgtttcccccctttttgaaatttttttcatatttgacATTATTGTGTTTCGTGTTTatcgattttactattttaggtttttcattttaacatttcttttagttttgtttagttttttagggcttctattttttagtttaatttatttgttctttttatgagtttttcattttcgtttgtttagtcttaatttctgttttcttttttgtttttttgtttttttttgtttttgttttttcagatgttttattgtttttcatttcagtttcttcatttaattatttctcattttgtaatagttttttaatagtgtaaacaccttctgtatgtattttttttaaatatgttttttgtctagttgtttcttgtccatttttatatcatcaatgggtaacaatgagatttatcatggatgttgatgttcaaagagtttttcctgaattttagtttgtatacagttgtttagtagttttattatagttttgctacttgcatatgttatttcattataaaagtaatatgcaactatttcattataactactattttttggtccccgtcaaattaaattcatgcataatatataaactataataaaacgataatgcaactataaggcaaccaaaacaaaaaataaacagacttatacgtaactggttgtaccttaattcgaatttactcttcttattgtgtttctaaaaaaatatatttatattggaaaccagtaatcaatcaaaatgcaactgtatataacgtacaTGTATTGTTTatgaggttttttttaaaaattttcacatcatacattgttttagatTTGGTGGGAGCttcagatctgtttgttacagatctacatttcat
This region of Cannabis sativa cultivar Pink pepper isolate KNU-18-1 chromosome 7, ASM2916894v1, whole genome shotgun sequence genomic DNA includes:
- the LOC115695514 gene encoding uncharacterized protein At5g01610-like; this translates as IATNAELISTVHLQTLSSTVEEKAKWIFNKLKGSPPKTLPDLLREYNLPPGLFPQNITCYEFDETKARLIVYLPSPCEVSFKDSSVIRYANRVKAILLRGKLTGIEGMKTKVLVWVKVTCVAVESSKSDKVWFTAGVKKSRSKDAYLVASNGVRIEDF